A genomic segment from Peribacillus sp. ACCC06369 encodes:
- a CDS encoding AbrB family transcriptional regulator — protein MKIRLGKEGNFVSANLIESKSFRVIFTSFLAFLGGYAFDCLGIYLPWMLGPLFVVMIAKVKLGKYMLWSKTFRSTGLVILGLQLGSSFTKQSLNEMIEYLPVMLFTTIAIILFTVLTGWFVGKRMDLSLSTSMLGSFPGGLSQMVVLSEEMKDSDETVVGFMQTLRVILVISIVPWLVTHVMSVEPGAVMAISERPFFLFEYDGVLAIMMLATLLILIIITKKANFPLPFLLGPLMAAALFNLVGPGAPQIPDFWLNLSQLLIGAHLGYTLKVDNPRLFRKMFGAVFVSNILLIGFCYFLSIQFAPVLSLQANELFLSMAPGGVAEMAVTAMSVHVDLSVVTSFHLFRILFILFFLSPIIKWLGGRSRWKQEQGQS, from the coding sequence ATGAAAATTCGCTTAGGTAAAGAAGGTAATTTTGTGAGTGCAAATTTAATCGAGAGTAAGAGTTTTAGAGTCATTTTTACATCTTTTTTGGCTTTCCTGGGTGGATATGCGTTTGATTGCCTTGGAATATACTTACCATGGATGCTGGGACCATTATTCGTGGTGATGATTGCGAAAGTGAAGTTAGGGAAGTACATGTTATGGTCTAAAACCTTTAGAAGCACAGGATTGGTCATTCTTGGTTTACAACTGGGCAGTTCATTCACTAAACAATCGTTAAATGAGATGATTGAATATTTGCCGGTTATGCTTTTTACGACAATCGCAATCATTTTATTTACAGTTTTGACTGGCTGGTTTGTCGGAAAACGGATGGACCTATCTCTGAGCACATCCATGCTTGGCAGTTTTCCGGGAGGCCTTTCCCAGATGGTGGTCTTAAGTGAGGAGATGAAGGATAGTGATGAAACCGTTGTAGGTTTCATGCAAACACTTCGTGTCATCCTGGTGATCTCCATTGTTCCTTGGCTTGTGACCCATGTAATGTCAGTTGAACCAGGTGCTGTGATGGCTATATCGGAGCGGCCGTTTTTCTTATTTGAATATGATGGGGTATTAGCCATCATGATGTTGGCAACCTTGCTAATACTCATCATAATCACAAAGAAAGCGAATTTCCCGCTGCCTTTTTTACTAGGACCTCTCATGGCCGCAGCCTTATTTAATCTAGTAGGCCCAGGTGCCCCGCAAATTCCTGACTTTTGGTTGAACTTGTCACAATTGTTGATTGGCGCCCATTTAGGGTACACACTGAAGGTTGATAACCCCCGACTCTTCAGAAAGATGTTCGGGGCAGTATTCGTAAGTAACATCCTGTTAATTGGATTTTGCTATTTTCTTTCCATTCAGTTTGCTCCTGTCCTATCCTTGCAGGCAAACGAATTATTTTTGAGCATGGCGCCAGGCGGCGTCGCCGAAATGGCAGTCACAGCCATGTCTGTGCATGTGGATTTATCCGTTGTCACAAGCTTTCATTTATTCAGGATCTTATTCATCTTATTTTTTTTATCGCCCATCATAAAATGGCTCGGTGGAAGAAGCCGATGGAAACAGGAACAAGGACAAAGCTGA
- the mreBH gene encoding rod-share determining protein MreBH — MLSNTEIGIDLGTANTLVYSKNKGIVFNEPSVVAIDIETNKVLAVGVDAKNMIGKTPGNIVAIRPLKDGVIADFEVTAQMLREIMKKASKALGFSIRKPSVVVCTPSGSTSVERRAIQDAVKSCGAKQVHLIEEPVAAAIGAGLPVEEPVANVIVDIGGGTTEVAIISYGGVVSCNSIRIGGDQLDEDISQYVRKKHNVLIGERTAEEIKKEIGYALVEHPVITMEVRGRDLVTGLPKPITISSTDVQEAIQESLLHILEAIRATLEDCPPELSGDIVDQGVILSGGGALLNGIQEWLTNEIVVPVKLADNPLESVAIGTGLSLEVIHKLQKAVY, encoded by the coding sequence ATGTTATCAAATACAGAAATAGGCATTGACTTAGGAACTGCAAATACGCTAGTTTACAGTAAAAATAAAGGAATCGTATTTAATGAGCCATCAGTGGTGGCCATTGATATAGAGACTAATAAAGTATTGGCAGTTGGTGTGGATGCAAAAAACATGATCGGGAAAACACCTGGAAATATCGTGGCAATCCGTCCGCTTAAGGACGGTGTCATTGCGGATTTTGAAGTAACGGCGCAAATGCTTCGGGAAATCATGAAAAAAGCAAGTAAGGCCCTAGGCTTTTCGATTCGAAAACCTAGTGTGGTGGTCTGTACACCATCAGGTTCCACATCAGTTGAGAGAAGGGCCATTCAGGATGCAGTCAAAAGCTGCGGAGCCAAACAGGTCCACCTTATCGAGGAACCAGTAGCAGCAGCAATAGGTGCAGGCCTGCCTGTCGAAGAGCCGGTTGCAAATGTCATCGTTGATATCGGCGGGGGCACGACTGAGGTCGCGATCATATCTTACGGCGGCGTAGTTTCTTGCAATTCAATAAGAATTGGCGGAGATCAATTGGATGAAGATATCAGCCAATATGTTAGAAAAAAACATAATGTGCTGATCGGGGAAAGAACAGCCGAGGAAATAAAAAAAGAAATCGGCTACGCACTAGTTGAACATCCCGTGATCACCATGGAAGTCAGGGGCCGCGATCTTGTAACGGGTCTTCCAAAGCCGATTACAATATCATCCACTGATGTCCAGGAAGCCATCCAGGAATCGCTTCTTCATATATTGGAAGCAATCAGGGCCACTTTGGAAGACTGTCCACCTGAATTGAGCGGGGATATCGTCGATCAAGGTGTCATCTTATCCGGCGGGGGTGCACTTCTCAACGGGATACAAGAATGGCTGACGAATGAAATTGTCGTCCCAGTCAAACTTGCAGATAATCCGCTTGAATCAGTCGCCATCGGAACCGGGCTTTCACTTGAGGTCATTCACAAATTACAAAAAGCCGTATACTAA